In Xenorhabdus griffiniae, the genomic window GGATTGAAACAGATTTCGTAAATGAACTAGAGGCTTCATTACGTCAGTTTCCACTTGCAGATAAAAATATTACCCGTACTTTTATTGAGATTGATGGCCGCAGGCATGAATTGGGATTGCCATTGGATTTATTGGCGCATTTAGCCCCTGTGGGTGAACAGCCGCTTTCGTCGTCTGTGATAAAGGAAAAATTGCTGGAAGATCCTTGTCAGGTAAAAGCGCCTATTTCCGGTATCTTGCATTCTTGGATGGTTAAAGAAGGTGAGAAAGTTAGTGAAGGCGATGTAATTGCAGTGATGGAAGCGATGAAAATGGAAATACAAATCAATGCTCATCGTTCAGGAAAAATCACATTCTGTTCTCAGGCAGGGGATTATCAGGATGCAGGAAGTGTTTTGGCTAACATAAGTGAGTAATTAATATACCCTATGTTCGTCTTTAAAGTTATTTACATTTCTCTTAGAAATGTAAATAATAATGCTTCTCAATAGTATTTTTGCTTGAAAATAAATGTCTAAAATTACCAAAATTTACGCTAGCCTGGCGAAAAGTGGCCTGTGTGTTCCTTTGATGTCCGCATCTATGCTGACAGTCGCTATCTCTACCAACGCATTTGCAAATGCTGAAAATACGACTAAGAAATCGACTAATACTAGCGATACATTGGTTGTTATTGCGGATAACAATGGCCAAGATGCCCCAGAAGATAGAAAAGTTAGCCGTAATGAAATCAGAGTTAAACAAGCACAAAGTGTCGGTGAAATTTTAAAGAATGTACCGGGCGTACAAGCCGGTCACCCCAGCGCTTTAGGACAACGTTTTAAAATCCGTGGTATGGATGATCAATTCATCAACGTGACGATTGATGGCGCAAGGCAAGAAGGGTATCACTTCCACCATGCAGGAAATTATGGCATCGATCCTGAAATGTTGAAGCAAGTTGATATCAAGGTCGGTAGTAACAGTATTACCCACGATATCGGTGCTCTTGGTGGTGCATTAAAATTTGAGACTGTTGATGCCGGTGATCTGTTAGAGCCTGGACAACTTTTTGGCGCTAAAGGAAAATTAAACTACTCAAGCAATGGTTCTGAATTCCAACAATCTTTAGCAACCTATGGTCGATTGGGTGCTGCTGATTTATTAGGTTACTTTACCCATCGCAATATGCACGACTCTAAATCTGGCAGAGATAATAGCGGGCGAGATCCAATCCCGACAGATGGAAGGTTATTAAATTACTTATTAAAAGCGAAATTTAATCTGACAGATGAACAGTATATTAATGTATCAAAAGAACATTATAAAAATGATGCGGTAACCAATCATAGGTTAAATTTTGGTAATGATGTCAGCCCTAAAGTAAATAACGGAAATAAAGCGAAGTACGCTATTGATCGTGATACCCACAGTATCATTTATGGATATGCGCCAGTTGATAATGATCTGATTGATTTAAAACTAACCGCTTATCATACAGAACAGACCTCTACCCATATGAAGTCTGTAAGCGGAAATGGGAAAGGATTCGATAGTTTTGTTAAAACTCAAGGTATTAAAGTTCGTAATATTTCTAGTTTTGATACCCAAAAGTTAGCTCATGCTTTAACTTATGGATATGAATATTTTGATACCAGAATGGGATATACGGATGTAAAAGAGAATGCATATAAAAAAGAAACAGAAAGAGGAAATGCATCAGCTGTTTATTTAGAGGATGATATTCAATTAGCTGATTTCCACATCATACCGGGTGTTAGATGGGATCACTACAAATATCATACCATTAATAATCATGAATCTTTTGACCGAACTTATGCTTACTTTTCAAAAGCACTCGGATTAAAATACGAGTTTGGGGCGTCCACAACATTATTTGCCAACTATACCGAATTATTTAGAGGGCCATTAGGTAAAGAGCTGGGTAGGGGCATAAGCAACCATAGTAATAACCTGAAAGCAACAACGGGTTATAACTTGGAAACGGGTGTGGCAGGTACTTATTCTGGTATCTTTACTGACAATGACTCGCTGGTTGTATTAGGTAAAGTATTCCAAACAAACTTTAAAAACCTGTCTACAACTTTAGCCAAAAATGAGCTGCATAATATCCCGAAAGCCAGACTGCAAGGGTTTGAATTAGCGACGAGCTATAAACTGGATAATTTATCTTTAAAAGCCACTTATGCCAAAGTCAACAATAAGATTATTGAAGGTAATGGACTGTTTGATAAGGCTTTTACCAGAGGATTAGAGTTTGGGCCATCAGTGGGTGACTCTATTACCGTAGGCGGTAGTTACTTATTTGATACCACTGACATTGAACTCGGCTGGAATACCCGCTTTGTTCTGTCAAAGAACTCAAAAGGTAAAGACACAAATGATAAGAAAGAAGCCATTATTGTTGATGTACATAAACAAGGATATGGCGTAAGTAATATGTATGTCTCTTGGGCGCCAAAAACAGGAGCATTTAAAAATACTGAACTCCTGTTTGGTATCGATAATATGTTCGATAAGCGCTACAGAGAACATTCTTACTACTTGGGTACAACACCAGGACAAGAAGAGAAAGGGCGCACATATAAAGCGACAATTTCTTATAAGTTCTAATCAACATATCTTAAAGGTTTCAAATACCTTTTATAACAAGTCTGCGGTTGATCCGCAGACTTTTTCCTGATTCTCAATTACAGCGTAAAAATCCCGATTAAAGCAATAACAGTCAAAATTGCGGCGGCGCCATAAAACACCCATTTACTGGCGGGAATAGGGATTTGCAGATCAT contains:
- a CDS encoding TonB-dependent receptor domain-containing protein; translated protein: MSKITKIYASLAKSGLCVPLMSASMLTVAISTNAFANAENTTKKSTNTSDTLVVIADNNGQDAPEDRKVSRNEIRVKQAQSVGEILKNVPGVQAGHPSALGQRFKIRGMDDQFINVTIDGARQEGYHFHHAGNYGIDPEMLKQVDIKVGSNSITHDIGALGGALKFETVDAGDLLEPGQLFGAKGKLNYSSNGSEFQQSLATYGRLGAADLLGYFTHRNMHDSKSGRDNSGRDPIPTDGRLLNYLLKAKFNLTDEQYINVSKEHYKNDAVTNHRLNFGNDVSPKVNNGNKAKYAIDRDTHSIIYGYAPVDNDLIDLKLTAYHTEQTSTHMKSVSGNGKGFDSFVKTQGIKVRNISSFDTQKLAHALTYGYEYFDTRMGYTDVKENAYKKETERGNASAVYLEDDIQLADFHIIPGVRWDHYKYHTINNHESFDRTYAYFSKALGLKYEFGASTTLFANYTELFRGPLGKELGRGISNHSNNLKATTGYNLETGVAGTYSGIFTDNDSLVVLGKVFQTNFKNLSTTLAKNELHNIPKARLQGFELATSYKLDNLSLKATYAKVNNKIIEGNGLFDKAFTRGLEFGPSVGDSITVGGSYLFDTTDIELGWNTRFVLSKNSKGKDTNDKKEAIIVDVHKQGYGVSNMYVSWAPKTGAFKNTELLFGIDNMFDKRYREHSYYLGTTPGQEEKGRTYKATISYKF